From Carassius gibelio isolate Cgi1373 ecotype wild population from Czech Republic chromosome B21, carGib1.2-hapl.c, whole genome shotgun sequence, the proteins below share one genomic window:
- the LOC127985718 gene encoding protein sprouty homolog 4-like yields the protein MESRVPHHIPGVSSSIMVQPLLDSRVPYGRLHHPLTIYPIDQMKSLHLENDYIDTPAVISQQPPSHKASKRGQEVLLGAPHHPHLSRCEVPDATTHPWISFSGRPSSISSSSSTSSDQRLLDHAAPTPVVDPYTTGNGHVRTLGAEQPKVLSSKTQNVKAVAALPVDKKHALLCEKCGKCRCTECTLPRALPSCWVCNQECLCSAQNLVDSVTCMCLVKGIFYHCTDEDEEGSCADKPCSCSHSNCCARWSFMAAASLVLPCLMCYLPATGCAKLSQKCYDGISRPGCRCKSTQACKVAEVKACQLGKQAS from the coding sequence ATGGAGTCAAGGGTTCCTCACCACATTCCTGGAGTCTCCTCCTCCATCATGGTGCAACCTTTGCTGGACAGCCGCGTTCCCTATGGACGGCTCCATCACCCATTAACTATTTACCCTATTGACCAAATGAAATCTTTACATTTGGAGAACGACTACATCGACACCCCTGCTGTGATCTCACAACAGCCACCAAGCCACAAGGCAAGCAAGAGGGGGCAAGAAGTCTTGCTGGGAGCCCCCCACCATCCTCATCTGTCCCGCTGCGAGGTCCCGGATGCCACCACACATCCCTGGATTTCCTTCAGTGGTCGGCCCAGCTCTATCAGCAGTAGCAGCAGCACCTCATCCGACCAAAGGCTGCTGGACCACGCAGCTCCCACCCCTGTTGTGGATCCGTACACTACTGGCAATGGCCATGTAAGGACCCTAGGTGCAGAGCAACCCAAGGTGCTGAGCTCCAAGACTCAGAATGTGAAGGCGGTTGCGGCATTGCCAGTGGATAAGAAGCATGCGCTGTTGTGCGAGAAATGTGGCAAATGCCGATGCACGGAGTGCACTTTGCCCCGGGCCCTGCCCTCATGTTGGGTTTGCAACCAAGAGTGCCTGTGTTCAGCGCAGAACTTAGTGGACTCTGTCACTTGCATGTGTCTAGTCAAGGGCATCTTCTACCACTGCACTGATGAGGATGAGGAAGGTTCCTGCGCTGACAAGCCATGCTCCTGCTCGCACTCGAACTGTTGCGCACGCTGGTCCTTCATGGCAGCCGCTTCATTGGTGCTGCCCTGCCTGATGTGTTATTTGCCCGCCACTGGTTGTGCCAAGCTTTCTCAGAAGTGCTACGACGGCATCAGCCGCCCAGGCTGCCGCTGCAAAAGCACCCAGGCTTGCAAGGTGGCAGAGGTCAAGGCCTGTCAGCTGGGAAAACAGGCCTCATGA